In Cydia pomonella isolate Wapato2018A chromosome 27, ilCydPomo1, whole genome shotgun sequence, a single genomic region encodes these proteins:
- the LOC133532780 gene encoding uncharacterized protein LOC133532780: MNYPIAVDILNSRFGKPTKVIDAHNDALQNLAVAKDSPEDCRRTLNIIEKHLRVLEALGEKVDASYLRVIILNKFPSRVVYQVWLSSTDDSFAAIRKALDAVITAMESSAVTNMESSVVPVKSSDITEMSTPASTATLQIGAVKKRKWQQKREAISTQPNRKRPKRMCIFCNEEHYSEDCTKFNTYKERIGKLKDRCYVCFQIGHRASKCTRRRKCVHCSRMHNRALCRQKVQRDSSNPSKDNGGEKSEH, encoded by the exons ATGAATTACCCGATTGCGGTAGACATTCTCAATAGCCGCTTTGGTAAACCTACAAAGGTCATTGATGCTCACAACGATGCTTTGCAAAATCTTGCTGTGGCGAAGGATTCACCCGAAGATTGTAGGCGCACTCTGAATATCATAGAGAAGCACCTGAGGGTATTAGAGGCTTTAGGGGAGAAAGTGGATGCTAGTTACCTTAGAGTTATCATACTTAATAAATTTCCATCAAGAGTGGTATACCAAGTGTGGCTTTCGTCAACCGATGATTCCTTTGCTGCAATCCGGAAGGCTTTGGATGCCGTAATAACAGCTATGGAGAGTTCAGCTGTTACAAACATGGAGAGTTCTGTGGTTCCAGTAAAGTCCAGTGACATAACGGAGATGAGTACACCGGCTTCTACAGCAACACTACAAATTGGAGCTGTAAAGAAAAGGAAATGGCAACAGAAAAGGGAAGCAATTTCAACTCAACCTAACCGGAAACGCCCTAAGAGAATGTGCATATTTTGCAATGAAGAACATTACAGCGAGGATTGTaccaaatttaacacatataaggAGAGGATTGGGAAGCTTAAAGATAGGTGTTATGTGTGCTTCCAAATAGGACACCGTGCCTCCAAGTGTACCAGAAGGAGGAAATGTGTACATTGCTCTAGGATGCATAATAGAGCCCTTTGCCGGCAGAAGGTGCAGAGGG ACAGCAGTAACCCAAGTAAAGACAACGGAGGGGAGAAGTCTGAGCATTAG